The DNA segment TAGTCGCTAGGCAGTACTATTGAACCCGGCTGGTTTTCCACAGTGGGGACTACTACAGCCGGAGGATCTGAGCGTTTTGCTTCCGTTGGTGGTGGTGCTGTTGGGATAATGGTCGAATTTGGTGGCTTCACAGGTGGGGGTAAGGAAGAATCTTGACGAGTGGTGGGTAAACTATTTTCCAGCGATCGCGGCGGTAAAGTCTCACGAGTTGAACGGACTTCTCGCAGCGTCTCTAATAATGACTGTGAGGGATCAACGCTAGGTTTGACTGATGGCCCGGTAGAAGTAGATTCTGGTTGACTTTCTGTCGAACTGTTGCTACTGGTATTTGGAGTCTGCTCCTGAGGAACAGGAATATTACGCTGGCGTGGCTTGGGAGTTGTGACTCGCGTAGAGTTACGTGGTGAAGAAGCGCGAGGATTTTGTCTGTTGTTATTTTCTGCTTCCTGGGATGAAGATGGCGAATCAGCTAATGGTTTTTCCGGCTCGATTGTCGGCTTTTCAAACAGAGGTGGTGAAGATGACTCTGGCTGAGAATGGGAAAATAGGTTAGTGATGCCAAAACCTGCTGTGCCAGCAACAAAGATTACACTTATCGCTATGAATATTTTAAAAGCCCCCTGTTTCTGAGTTATTGCTGACTTGTTCTCACGACTGATCAGAGTTTTTTGGAGAATTTTTTGGCGCTGCTGCTGAACAGGTAAAACTATAGTTGGCACTGCCTGAGTTGGCAGTGATGGAGGTGTCTTGATTCTACTTCCAGGCAATAATTGCAACCATTCGGCAACTGTTGACGGACGAAATTGAGATTCTATAGCCATACCACGCATTACCGCTTCATTAACTGCTGCACTCAGGTGGGGTTGCAGTTCGCGAGGAGAGGGCATTTTTTCGCGATCGCGCAATAATACTGGTAAGGGAACTTGTGCTGTTAACAAAGCATACAAAGTTGCCGCCAAACCATAAACATCTGTAGCGGGTGTGCGCGGTGCTTGAGTCAAATACTGTTCCAGGGGAGAATAGCCCTCAGAAACCATACCAGTGTGAGTTTGCCTGACACCATTATTAAATTCGCGGGCAATGCCAAAATCAATCAGGACTACTTCCTGAGTTCCTTGACGCAGGATAATATTATCTGGCTTGATATCCCGATGCAGCAAACCATTGTTATGTACTACCTGTAATGCCGCCCCAATTTGACGCATATAATGAATGGCTGTTGCTTCCGGTAAAGGAATCGCTGGCAATACAAATGCGTCTCCCAAAGTATCGCCACGAATGTATTCCATCACCATGTAAGGCAGTCCATCTTCCACAAAAAAGTCACTGACTCTGACAATATGAGGATGGACACAAGTAGCCAATCTTCTGGCTTCATCTTGGAATTGGCGCTCGAATTTGGCAAAATCAGAATGTTGGCGCAGTTTTTCATTAATAGTTTTCATAACTACCTCCTGACCCAGGTAGTTATGAGTAGCCTTAAACGTAATGCCAAAGCCACCGCGCCCTATTTCCTGAATGAGGGTGTATTTGCCACCTTGCAAAGTTGTGCCTGCTAACATAGGGAGTGCTGAATACTGAGTG comes from the Nodularia sp. NIES-3585 genome and includes:
- a CDS encoding serine/threonine-protein kinase, producing the protein MLAGTTLQGGKYTLIQEIGRGGFGITFKATHNYLGQEVVMKTINEKLRQHSDFAKFERQFQDEARRLATCVHPHIVRVSDFFVEDGLPYMVMEYIRGDTLGDAFVLPAIPLPEATAIHYMRQIGAALQVVHNNGLLHRDIKPDNIILRQGTQEVVLIDFGIAREFNNGVRQTHTGMVSEGYSPLEQYLTQAPRTPATDVYGLAATLYALLTAQVPLPVLLRDREKMPSPRELQPHLSAAVNEAVMRGMAIESQFRPSTVAEWLQLLPGSRIKTPPSLPTQAVPTIVLPVQQQRQKILQKTLISRENKSAITQKQGAFKIFIAISVIFVAGTAGFGITNLFSHSQPESSSPPLFEKPTIEPEKPLADSPSSSQEAENNNRQNPRASSPRNSTRVTTPKPRQRNIPVPQEQTPNTSSNSSTESQPESTSTGPSVKPSVDPSQSLLETLREVRSTRETLPPRSLENSLPTTRQDSSLPPPVKPPNSTIIPTAPPPTEAKRSDPPAVVVPTVENQPGSIVLPSD